The following proteins come from a genomic window of Pseudomonas putida:
- a CDS encoding PaaI family thioesterase, whose product MIPHAVRQQLNAAHAVGDYRPLLALIPYAGLIGIECERQGDDVLFRLPASPDNIGNPLLPAIHGGVIAGFMELSAALYLLIYSESASIPKIIDFSIDYLRAGHFRDTYAQCQLWRQGRRVTNVAITAWQGDRQSPIATARAHFKIEPEKPLKSSGQPPSA is encoded by the coding sequence ATGATTCCACACGCGGTGCGTCAGCAGCTCAACGCCGCCCATGCGGTAGGCGACTATCGACCATTGCTGGCGCTGATTCCCTATGCCGGGCTGATCGGCATCGAATGCGAGCGTCAGGGCGATGATGTGTTGTTCCGCTTGCCGGCCAGCCCGGACAATATCGGCAACCCGCTGCTACCGGCCATCCATGGCGGCGTGATCGCCGGCTTCATGGAGCTGTCGGCAGCGCTGTACCTGCTGATCTACAGCGAGAGCGCAAGCATTCCGAAGATCATCGACTTTTCCATCGACTACCTGCGCGCCGGGCATTTTCGCGATACCTACGCCCAGTGCCAGCTGTGGCGCCAGGGCCGGCGGGTGACCAACGTGGCCATCACTGCCTGGCAGGGCGACAGACAGTCGCCGATTGCCACGGCCCGTGCGCATTTCAAGATCGAACCGGAAAAGCCCTTGAAATCATCCGGGCAGCCCCCATCTGCATGA